TCCGTGATTCGCTGCAGCAATGGCTGGAGATGGAAGGGTATCGAGTCTTTGCGGCGGAGAACGGCGAAAAGGCGCTTCAGCTCTGCAAATTCGAGTCCTTCGATGTCGGGGTCTTCGATATCCGGATGCCCGGCATGGATGGCATTTCCCTGCTCAAACAAACGCGTCGTGACTACCCGGAGATGGCGGTGATCATGATGACCGCCTTTGCCAGCATCGAGGATGCCGTGTTGTGCATCAGTTCCGGCGCCCATGATTACGTCATCAAACCCTTTCCGCCGGAAAAACTCTCCCAGGCGATTCGCAATCTCATGGAATCCCGGCACCTGCATGCCCGGCAGCAGGGATTGATTGCCCGCCAGGATTTGCTGCAGCAGTTTGCACGGGAGACTACGCCCTTCCTGACACTCGGCGCGGTAACAGCCGTCCTCGCCGGTGCGGCCTGGGTTCCAGGCGCCCGGCCTGAACTGGAAGGCGGGCATGCGGGTGAAGCCCTGCAGCATCCATTGATCGACCACGCACTCGAGATCGCCCGGCCTGCCCTGGCGGTCGTGAACAGTGATCTGAATCGCATCGCCGATACCACGCTAGCGTTGGCTGAACGGGAGAGAGGCACCGCGCAATCGCGGACAACCGGCTCGGGCGCGCTCGCGCTGCAGACCGCCGCACCTTTCGTGCCCTGTGTACTGGCACTGCACCTGCTGATCTCCGCCCTGACTACAGACGACCGGCCCACCCCCGAGATCCGGGCGCTCCGGGCCGTCGCAGGATCCAGGCGACCACGTTTGCAGTTGC
This portion of the bacterium genome encodes:
- a CDS encoding response regulator, producing MAQPRTGTVLIVDDEAIIRDSLQQWLEMEGYRVFAAENGEKALQLCKFESFDVGVFDIRMPGMDGISLLKQTRRDYPEMAVIMMTAFASIEDAVLCISSGAHDYVIKPFPPEKLSQAIRNLMESRHLHARQQGLIARQDLLQQFARETTPFLTLGAVTAVLAGAAWVPGARPELEGGHAGEALQHPLIDHALEIARPALAVVNSDLNRIADTTLALAERERGTAQSRTTGSGALALQTAAPFVPCVLALHLLISALTTDDRPTPEIRALRAVAGSRRPRLQLLAAGGWSAADRARITGEVRATDNAGRAAEMARLLLQQMGAGLQFAENQIVIDLPPAMEPK